The genomic interval GGCGCTCATGGCGTACCAGGTCTCATACATTTCCCGGCCGTAGATGCCCTTCAGGGTCAGCATGTGAGTGACCACTTTGCCCCAGTCGATGGTGATGTCCTGGCTGGGCAGGCCGAGCATGGCTATGCGGCCACCGTGGTTCATGTTGTTGATCATCTCAGGCAGGGCGGTGGGGTGGCCGGACATTTCCATGCCGATGTCGAAGCCCTCACGCATCCCGAGTTCACGCTGGGCATCCTTGACGCGCGTGGTGGAGACGTCGATGGTGAGGTCCACGCCGAGCTGGCGTGCCAGCTCGAGCCGTGGCTTGGAGACATCGGTGATGGCGATCTTGCGTGCCCCGGCGTGGCGGGCCACAGCGATGGCCATCAGGCCGATGGGTCCTGCCCCGGTGATGAGCACGTCCTCGCCCACCAGCGGGAAGCTGAGGGCGGTGTGCACGGCGTTGCCGAACGGATCGAAAATCGCGCCGAGTTCCGGTGTGATGGAGGGGTCATGGTGGACCCAGACGTTGGTCTCAGGGATGACCACGTACTCGGCGAAGGCGCCGTCCCGCTGTACACCGACGCTGACGGTGTGGATGCACATATGGCGGCGGCCTGCGCGGCAGTTCCGGCAGATTCCGCAGACCACGTGGCCTTCGCCGGATACGCGGTCCCCCACTTTGACGTCGCGGACGCCGTCGCCGATTTCCACTACTTCACCGTAGAACTCATGGCCTGCGATGAGGGGTGCCTCGATCATGCCCTGCGCCCAGGCATCCCAGGACTGGATGTGCAGGTCAGTGCCGCAGATCCCGGTGGTCATGACCCGGATCTTGACGTCGTTGGGGCCGGCTTCGGGCTCGGGCCGGTCAACCAGCTCGAACCCGGCGTGTGCACCGGACTTGTAGAGTGCCTTCATTGGCTTCCTGACTGTTGGCAGCGACCCGCGGCCTGCGGGTGTGGTCTCCCTTCATTAGAGCCATTTCGAAGCATTAGCACAAGCAGAATTCTCTCAATCGACGATGAAGTGTTCACTAATGCATAGACTGGGCGGATGGATATTCACCAGCTGGAAATCCTCCGCGAACTCGGAGCCCTGGGCAGCGTGAAGGCGGTGGCGGAGACGCTGATGGTCACGCCCTCCGCGGTGTCCCAGCAACTGGCACTGCTGCAGCGCAATGTTGAGGTTCCGCTGACCCGGAAGGAGGGCCGCAACCTGGTGCTGACCGAGGCCGGGCAGGTGCTCGCCGACGCCGGTGCCGCCGTCGTCAGTGCCATGGCGGACGCCCGGACAGCCATCGGCGCCTATCACGGCTCGCCGGTGGGCACCGTGACCATCAGCGGTTTCCACAGCGCGGGCCAGGCGCTGTTCGCGCCGCTCGCGCGCATGCTGGACGCGCCCGGCCAGCCGCGGATCCAGCTTTCCGACGAGGACGTGGCACAGCAGGACTTCCCGGCGCTGACGGCGCGCTACGACCTGGTGCTGGCGCACCGGATGGACCACAGCCCGCGCTGGCCGGAGGAGCGGGTCGCGGTGATTCCGCTGGCGCACGAACCGCTGGATGTTGCGTTGCCGGCTGACCATCGCTTGGCCCGCCAGGGCACCCTTACCGCGGCCGACGTCGTGGGCGAACCTTGGGTGACCAGCCACACCGGATACTCCCCCGCCGACGTCCTGTCCGCCGTCGCGGCCGTCTCCAGCAAGGAACTGAACATCGTCCACCGGATCAACGACTACTCCACCGTGGCCGCGCTGGTCGCGGCCGGGGGTGTGGTGGGCCTCCTGCCGCGGCATACGGCGCGGCCCGTGCTCAACCCCGGCATTGTGCTGCGGCCGCTGGAGGGCATCAGCACACGGCGGAGGATCGACATCCTGGCCCGGCCGGAGAACCTGAAGCGCCGCTCGGTGATGATTGTGTGCGAGGCGCTGCAGGCGATCATGACCGGGCTGGTGGAACAGGGCGGCTAGGCCCAACTGGGTAGCGCTAACTGTCGTTTTCAGGGCTCAGAACGACAGTTGGCGCTACTTACTTGGGGGCAAGCCGCTTGGCGTGGCCGTGCCCCTTGCCCATTCCTTTTCCGAGGCCCAGGCCCGGACCCGTGCCGGCGCCCTCCACGATCTGCCGGGCGGTGGCGTTGTCACCGTTCTTCACGCCGGAGACCCTGACGGCCTCACCCGTGGCGATTTCCGCGATGGTGACCTCTGACCGCTTCAGCCGTTTGCCGTCGTCGCCCGTTGCCGGCGAACCGTCCGCGGCCGGGGCAGGGAACTTGATGATCCTGGTCTCCGCGTTGACGGCGTAGGTCTGGCTGAAACCGTCCTCGCTCTTGACTGTGAGCGAGGTTTCGCTGACGGCCTCCACGGTGCCCTGCTGCGCCAGCACGGTTTCGAACGTCCCGTCCGCCTTCTTCACCACGCTTTCACTGTGCAGGTGCTGCGGGCGCTGGGCCTTGGCCGGTTTCTCCTGGCCCGGGGCCTTGTCCGACTTCCCCGGCGCGGAGGCGGACGGCGACTGGGACGGCGTGTCCGTGGCGGA from Pseudarthrobacter sp. SSS035 carries:
- the tdh gene encoding L-threonine 3-dehydrogenase, whose amino-acid sequence is MKALYKSGAHAGFELVDRPEPEAGPNDVKIRVMTTGICGTDLHIQSWDAWAQGMIEAPLIAGHEFYGEVVEIGDGVRDVKVGDRVSGEGHVVCGICRNCRAGRRHMCIHTVSVGVQRDGAFAEYVVIPETNVWVHHDPSITPELGAIFDPFGNAVHTALSFPLVGEDVLITGAGPIGLMAIAVARHAGARKIAITDVSKPRLELARQLGVDLTIDVSTTRVKDAQRELGMREGFDIGMEMSGHPTALPEMINNMNHGGRIAMLGLPSQDITIDWGKVVTHMLTLKGIYGREMYETWYAMSAMLSSNPVLHAGISAVVTDKLPAAEWEKGFATARAGVGGKVVLDWTEL
- a CDS encoding LysR family transcriptional regulator, which encodes MDIHQLEILRELGALGSVKAVAETLMVTPSAVSQQLALLQRNVEVPLTRKEGRNLVLTEAGQVLADAGAAVVSAMADARTAIGAYHGSPVGTVTISGFHSAGQALFAPLARMLDAPGQPRIQLSDEDVAQQDFPALTARYDLVLAHRMDHSPRWPEERVAVIPLAHEPLDVALPADHRLARQGTLTAADVVGEPWVTSHTGYSPADVLSAVAAVSSKELNIVHRINDYSTVAALVAAGGVVGLLPRHTARPVLNPGIVLRPLEGISTRRRIDILARPENLKRRSVMIVCEALQAIMTGLVEQGG